In Ipomoea triloba cultivar NCNSP0323 chromosome 7, ASM357664v1, a single genomic region encodes these proteins:
- the LOC116024844 gene encoding uncharacterized protein At4g14342, translating into MQASDRFNINSQLEHLQARYVGTGHADLTRFEWAVNIQRDSFASYVGHYPMLAYFAIAENESIGRERYNFMQKMLAPCGLPPEREDD; encoded by the exons GCAAGTGATAGATTCAATATCAACTCCCAGCTGGAACACTTGCAAGCTAGATATGTAGGAACTGGGCATGCTGACTTGACGAGATT TGAGTGGGCAGTGAATATTCAGCGCGATAGCTTTGCCTCGTATGTTGGCCACTACCCAATGTTGGCGTACTTTGCTATTGCAGAGAATGAATCTATTGGAAGAGAGCGCTACAATTTCATGCAG AAAATGCTTGCTCCTTGTGGTCTTCCACCAGAGAGGGAAGATGATTAA
- the LOC116025478 gene encoding protein TRANSPORT INHIBITOR RESPONSE 1-like, with product MAYSFLDEVLEHVFSFLSSDKDRNAVSLVCKSWYDIERICRRRVFVGNCYAVSPEIVIRRFPEVRAVELKGKPHFADFNLVPEGWGGFFHPWVEAMAPVYPWLEEIRLKRMVVTDETLELISRSFKNFKVLSLSICEGFTTDGLAAIAANCRNLKELNLRESDVEDLSGHWLSHFPDNCTSLVSLDITCLGSEVSFSALERLVARCPNLRTLRLNRAVPLEKLPNLLRCTPQLVELGTGGYTAEVRPDVLSNLADAFAGCKQLKGLSGFWDVVPAYLPAMYSVCPGITSLNLSYAIIQSPDLIKLVSQCCNLQRLWVMDYIEDTGLEALAASCKDLQELRVFPSDPYAVEGNVDLTEQGLVAVSKGCPKLQSVLYFCRRMTNAALATIAQNSPNFIRFRLCIIEPRAPDYLTCEALDTGFGAIVKHCKELRRLSLSGLLTDRVFEYIGTYAKKLEMLSIAFAGDTDLGLNHVLSGCESLRKLEIRDCPFGDDALLANAAKLETMRSLWMSSCSVSFGACKMLAKKMPGLNVEVIDESDPPGSRLESIPVERLYIYRTVSGPRSDKPAFVWMMDNDATPRCS from the exons ATGGCGTACTCCTTTCTCGACGAAGTGCTGGAACACGTGTTCTCGTTTCTCAGCTCCGACAAGGACCGGAACGCGGTCTCCTTGGTGTGCAAGTCGTGGTACGACATCGAGAGGATTTGCCGGAGGAGGGTGTTCGTCGGGAACTGTTACGCCGTCAGCCCTGAGATCGTGATCCGCCGATTCCCGGAGGTCCGGGCGGTGGAGCTCAAGGGGAAGCCTCATTTCGCGGATTTCAATCTGGTGCCTGAGGGTTGGGGAGGGTTTTTCCACCCCTGGGTGGAGGCAATGGCGCCGGTTTACCCTTGGCTTGAGGAGATTAGGTTAAAGCGAATGGTTGTTACGGATGAGACCTTGGAGTTGATTTCTAGGTCTTTTAAGAACTTCAAGGTCCTTTCGCTCTCCATTTGTGAGGGCTTCACTACTGATGGCCTTGCTGCTATTGCCGCCAATTGCAG GAATTTGAAAGAGCTAAACTTGAGGGAGAGTGATGTTGAGGACCTGAGTGGGCATTGGCTGAGTCATTTCCCCGATAACTGCACATCTCTAGTGTCACTTGACATTACTTGCTTGGGCTCTGAGGTGAGTTTCTCAGCACTTGAGCGCCTGGTTGCACGGTGTCCTAACCTGAGGACTCTTCGCCTCAACCGTGCTGTGCCACTTGAGAAGCTTCCCAACCTACTTCGGTGTACTCCCCAGTTGGTTGAGTTGGGTACAGGTGGCTACACTGCTGAGGTCCGCCCTGATGTCTTGTCAAACCTGGCAGATGCTTTTGCAGGCTGCAAGCAACTTAAAGGCTTGTCTGGGTTTTGGGACGTGGTTCCAGCTTACCTTCCAGCAATGTATTCAGTCTGCCCTGGAATCACCTCTTTGAATTTAAGCTATGCTATTATTCAAAGCCCTGATCTTATCAAGCTTGTAAGCCAGTGTTGCAATTTGCAACGGCTATGG GTGATGGATTACATTGAAGATACAGGGCTTGAGGCCCTTGCTGCATCTTGTAAGGACCTTCAAGAACTTAGGGTGTTTCCTTCTGACCCCTATGCTGTTGAGGGAAATGTAGATTTAACAGAACAAGGCCTTGTTGCTGTTTCTAAGGGTTGCCCCAAACTGCAGTCAGTATTATACTTCTGCCGCCGAATGACAAATGCTGCACTGGCAACTATTGCTCAGAATAGTCCTAATTTTATCCGGTTTCGTCTTTGCATAATTGAGCCTCGGGCTCCTGATTACCTGACCTGCGAAGCACTTGATACTGGTTTTGGAGCCATTGTAAAACACTGCAAAGAATTGCGGCGACTTTCCCTCTCTGGCCTCCTCACTGATCGGGTGTTTGAGTATATTGGGACTTACGCGAAGAAGTTAGAGATGCTTTCTATCGCCTTTGCTGGGGATACTGACTTGGGCCTCAACCATGTGCTGTCAGGTTGTGAAAGCCTCCGAAAGTTGGAGATAAGAGACTGCCCATTTGGGGATGATGCTCTCTTGGCCAACGCTGCAAAGCTGGAGACAATGCGATCCCTTTGGATGTCTTCTTGTTCGGTGAGTTTCGGAGCATGCAAGATGCTAGCTAAGAAGATGCCCGGGCTTAACGTTGAAGTTATAGATGAAAGTGACCCTCCAGGTTCAAGGCTGGAAAGCATTCCTGTTGAGAGATTATACATATACCGAACAGTTTCAGGACCTAGGTCCGATAAGCCTGCCTTCGTTTGGATGATGGATAACGATGCAACACCGAGGTGTTCTTGA